A single Pradoshia eiseniae DNA region contains:
- a CDS encoding thiolase family protein has product MISERDAVIIDAVRTPIGRKGGTLSKNRPDEMAAHVLGRLAERTRIDPIEVEDIKMGCVTQIGEQGMNIGRIAGLIAGFPVEVCGSSTNRMCGSSLDTLAQSAHAIMAEMSDCSIAAGVESMNRVPMGSDGGDFSNRLMNQHTIIPQGFSAELIAQRWGISREEMDQFSYASHQKALHAIKAGRFEHEIVPIEIPDDSLEKWFEADETPRANTSIERLADLKPSFLPDGHVTAGNSSQISDGAAAVLLTSRKKAMELGLRPRAKVIATALAGVDPEIMLSGIIPATRKVLQKAGLRMEDIDLFEVNEAFASVVLAWSKELDADMNKVNPNGGAIALGHPLGASGARIVATMLPELERINGRYGLATMCIGFGQAIAVIIEREA; this is encoded by the coding sequence ATGATAAGTGAAAGAGATGCCGTCATCATTGATGCTGTAAGAACACCCATTGGCCGAAAAGGGGGAACCCTCTCTAAGAATCGCCCGGATGAGATGGCAGCACATGTATTAGGGAGACTTGCGGAACGGACGAGGATAGACCCAATTGAAGTCGAGGACATCAAGATGGGATGTGTGACCCAAATAGGGGAACAAGGGATGAATATTGGAAGGATTGCTGGCCTGATAGCTGGTTTTCCTGTAGAGGTATGCGGGTCCAGCACAAACCGGATGTGCGGATCGAGTCTTGATACACTTGCTCAATCAGCTCATGCCATTATGGCGGAAATGAGTGATTGTTCAATTGCCGCAGGAGTTGAAAGCATGAATCGGGTGCCGATGGGGAGCGATGGAGGTGATTTTTCCAATCGTCTCATGAATCAGCACACCATTATACCGCAAGGATTCTCAGCAGAGCTGATTGCACAAAGATGGGGAATTTCGCGGGAGGAAATGGATCAATTCTCTTATGCAAGTCATCAGAAAGCTCTTCATGCGATAAAAGCAGGAAGGTTTGAGCATGAAATCGTGCCAATTGAGATTCCAGATGATTCTTTGGAGAAATGGTTTGAGGCTGATGAGACACCACGTGCCAATACATCCATTGAGCGGTTGGCTGACCTTAAGCCATCCTTTCTTCCGGATGGCCATGTGACAGCAGGAAACTCCAGCCAAATCAGTGACGGGGCCGCTGCGGTTTTGCTAACATCCCGCAAGAAAGCAATGGAGCTCGGATTAAGGCCGCGGGCAAAGGTAATTGCAACGGCACTTGCCGGAGTGGATCCAGAAATCATGCTGAGCGGGATTATACCGGCAACAAGGAAAGTACTGCAAAAGGCAGGCTTGAGGATGGAAGACATCGATTTATTTGAGGTAAATGAAGCCTTTGCCTCGGTCGTACTCGCTTGGTCAAAAGAGCTCGATGCAGATATGAACAAGGTAAATCCTAATGGAGGTGCGATAGCGCTCGGGCACCCGCTTGGCGCAAGCGGCGCGAGAATCGTGGCAACAATGCTTCCTGAACTAGAGCGAATAAATGGAAGATATGGACTTGCGACAATGTGTATCGGATTCGGACAGGCAATCGCTGTCATTATCGAAAGGGAGGCATAA
- a CDS encoding acyl-CoA dehydrogenase family protein, whose translation MVSFKPSDDEAAFIHVAKDFAFEFIRPAARETEKNRKVSQGMVKKLKEIGMDTLELPESFGGMELPILSQVQILEELASGDLATVQGFPGAGEAGAFIREAGDHPAFASFKKACQTGNVPTIAFCHRNQPKLTITHHEESYIIDGETVPLRMGQYAEYVLLHGKEQSGEDIILWLHNGPDASFKAVEGDYRLGLLSAGFACLSFRHASVSKESVIASGRDATKLAAQAMSRIRVMEAAKEVGLITGALDYTVEYTASRKAFGSEIAKFQGVSFNVAQMAIHVKGARHLVLYAAKQIDEGTSEAIFHSTQALQNAHRAVRFVTDSAVQLLGGHGYVQDHPVEKWMRDGQAQIAWLEQERDLNTYAGEWILDKAERGEAGDLVRTVSTSSPS comes from the coding sequence TTGGTTTCATTTAAACCGAGTGATGATGAAGCCGCTTTTATTCATGTGGCGAAGGATTTTGCGTTTGAATTTATTCGTCCGGCTGCAAGGGAAACAGAGAAGAATCGCAAGGTCAGTCAGGGGATGGTCAAGAAGCTTAAAGAGATTGGAATGGATACTCTCGAGCTGCCCGAAAGCTTTGGGGGAATGGAGCTTCCCATTCTATCACAGGTTCAGATTCTTGAGGAGTTAGCCTCTGGAGACCTTGCTACAGTGCAGGGATTCCCAGGGGCAGGAGAAGCAGGAGCCTTTATAAGAGAGGCGGGAGACCATCCAGCTTTCGCTTCCTTTAAGAAAGCCTGTCAGACAGGAAATGTACCAACCATTGCTTTTTGCCATCGAAACCAGCCGAAACTGACAATCACCCATCATGAGGAGAGCTATATTATCGACGGGGAGACGGTCCCCTTGCGGATGGGTCAGTATGCAGAGTATGTGTTATTGCATGGTAAAGAACAGAGCGGGGAGGATATCATCCTTTGGCTTCATAATGGGCCTGATGCATCCTTTAAGGCAGTGGAGGGTGATTATCGCCTAGGACTGCTGAGTGCAGGATTTGCCTGCTTGTCATTCCGTCATGCTTCCGTATCTAAGGAATCTGTGATTGCAAGCGGACGAGATGCGACGAAGCTTGCAGCACAGGCGATGAGCCGGATTCGTGTAATGGAAGCGGCCAAAGAGGTCGGATTAATCACAGGTGCATTAGACTACACGGTTGAATATACGGCCAGCCGTAAGGCATTCGGTTCTGAAATAGCGAAATTTCAAGGGGTATCCTTCAATGTGGCTCAAATGGCCATTCATGTAAAAGGAGCCCGTCATCTTGTTCTATATGCTGCCAAGCAGATTGATGAAGGCACTAGTGAGGCTATCTTTCATAGTACACAAGCCCTGCAGAATGCTCATCGTGCCGTCCGGTTTGTCACGGATTCAGCAGTACAGCTTTTGGGAGGGCACGGCTATGTTCAAGACCACCCTGTTGAGAAATGGATGAGGGATGGCCAGGCTCAAATCGCATGGCTTGAGCAGGAACGTGACTTAAACACTTATGCAGGAGAATGGATTCTTGATAAAGCGGAAAGGGGTGAAGCGGGTGATCTCGTACGAACTGTCTCCACATCAAGCCCAAGTTAG
- a CDS encoding acyl-CoA dehydrogenase family protein, whose product MISYELSPHQAQVRDVVHWFAENEIRPISLLADEQKRVPDDWLQKVNQLGISLSMSSFGEKGEENKSESKERKKREKQGNRLGVIASEELGWGDCAIALTLPGPGLGGPPIQHSGTKEQKERFLSIFSRDEEPKWGAYALTEPEAGSDVSGLQTTAVKVDGGYVLNGEKIFITNGKRASWVVAFATVDKTMGRAGHRAFVVEKGTPGFSCTRLADKMGLRASETAELVFENCFVPDENLLGGEEAYANKGARSGGFRVAMKTFDSTRPIIAAMATGIARAAYEYTLDFIQTEFPRHGTHYKMASQLLAEMQQKIQVARLLTWESAWKGDLGKPNAQEAAMCKAFAGKIVLEVTSASLEIMGPYGLEGNLVEKLYRDAKIYDIFEGTNQIQQLIIARHLYEPYGIRV is encoded by the coding sequence GTGATCTCGTACGAACTGTCTCCACATCAAGCCCAAGTTAGGGATGTTGTCCATTGGTTTGCTGAAAATGAAATTCGCCCGATTTCATTATTGGCTGATGAGCAAAAGCGGGTTCCGGATGATTGGCTTCAGAAAGTAAATCAATTAGGCATCTCACTCAGCATGTCCTCTTTTGGCGAGAAGGGTGAAGAGAACAAGAGTGAGTCAAAAGAACGGAAAAAACGAGAAAAGCAGGGAAATCGGCTTGGTGTGATTGCCTCTGAGGAATTGGGATGGGGCGATTGTGCCATTGCCCTTACCTTGCCGGGACCAGGGCTTGGAGGCCCGCCGATTCAACATAGCGGAACGAAGGAACAAAAGGAGAGATTCCTCTCGATTTTCTCAAGAGATGAAGAGCCTAAATGGGGTGCATATGCCTTAACGGAGCCAGAGGCAGGCTCTGATGTATCTGGGCTGCAGACGACTGCTGTAAAGGTAGATGGCGGCTATGTCCTTAATGGGGAGAAAATCTTTATTACTAATGGAAAAAGAGCTTCATGGGTGGTAGCTTTTGCTACTGTCGATAAGACCATGGGAAGAGCCGGTCATCGAGCCTTTGTTGTTGAGAAAGGGACACCAGGGTTCTCTTGTACCAGACTCGCAGATAAGATGGGCTTGCGTGCTTCTGAGACAGCCGAGCTAGTCTTTGAGAATTGTTTTGTTCCAGATGAAAACCTGCTTGGCGGAGAAGAAGCTTATGCGAATAAAGGGGCTCGTTCCGGTGGCTTTAGGGTAGCGATGAAGACTTTTGATAGTACAAGACCTATCATAGCGGCGATGGCAACCGGTATTGCAAGAGCTGCTTATGAATATACGCTTGATTTCATTCAGACAGAATTCCCTCGCCATGGAACGCATTACAAGATGGCTAGTCAGCTGCTTGCTGAAATGCAGCAGAAAATCCAAGTAGCACGCCTATTAACCTGGGAATCTGCCTGGAAAGGAGACCTTGGGAAGCCCAATGCGCAAGAGGCTGCCATGTGCAAGGCATTTGCCGGGAAGATTGTCCTGGAAGTAACCTCTGCCAGTCTTGAGATCATGGGTCCTTATGGACTAGAAGGGAATCTGGTAGAGAAGCTTTATCGTGATGCAAAAATCTATGACATCTTTGAGGGAACGAATCAAATCCAGCAATTAATCATTGCCCGGCATCTGTATGAGCCTTATGGCATAAGGGTCTAA
- a CDS encoding polysaccharide deacetylase family protein, producing MKKSIVLCLLALLLLPSEALAKTAYLSFDDGPSNCTEPILDILDIYDVKATFFVTATKEKSHHYLYKKMVKRGHALGLHSYSHNFSSIYRSKGAFYADIEQLENFLKKEVGTSPKILRFPGGSNNYINRQYAGTNLMPSLKEEAKKRGYTYFDWNCDAEDGINPPVPEKKITSLIMKSANDQENLYILLHDFNGNMTAVDALPEIIRRLKHKGYTFKVMDEATPVLQF from the coding sequence ATGAAAAAATCAATTGTACTCTGCCTATTGGCTTTGCTTCTTCTGCCAAGTGAAGCTTTAGCCAAAACAGCTTATTTAAGCTTTGATGACGGTCCATCCAATTGCACTGAACCAATCCTGGATATACTTGATATCTATGATGTGAAGGCAACCTTTTTCGTGACCGCCACTAAAGAGAAATCCCATCATTATTTATACAAAAAGATGGTTAAACGCGGTCATGCTCTTGGCCTTCATTCCTATTCGCATAATTTTTCATCCATTTACCGGTCTAAGGGAGCATTCTATGCAGATATTGAGCAATTGGAAAACTTCCTAAAAAAGGAAGTTGGTACTTCCCCAAAAATCCTTCGCTTTCCAGGAGGGTCAAACAATTATATTAACCGACAATATGCAGGTACTAACTTGATGCCAAGTCTCAAGGAGGAAGCGAAAAAACGCGGATATACCTATTTTGATTGGAACTGCGACGCAGAGGATGGAATCAATCCTCCCGTTCCTGAAAAGAAAATCACCTCATTAATTATGAAATCCGCGAACGACCAAGAGAATTTGTATATCCTGCTTCACGATTTTAACGGGAATATGACTGCAGTTGATGCACTCCCGGAGATTATCCGCCGCCTGAAGCACAAAGGGTACACGTTTAAGGTAATGGATGAAGCGACACCTGTATTGCAATTTTGA
- a CDS encoding SDR family NAD(P)-dependent oxidoreductase, with product MPFSLEGKVALVTGASRGLGRADALCLARAGADIIVTDILLEDDEQNDATSEKLGPVSQIMVQSKTVYTKSTTQQIKDMGRKSAAFKMDVTNKEEVERVMGEVISQFGRIDILVNNAGTLDHTARLEDQNDDYWNRDLNVNLTGAYNCCKAVWKYMKEQKDGRIINMASVAGTHGGYGQASYATTKAGILGLTKSLALEGAKYQITVNAIVPGIINTEAFQFTNPSMRNRMIERTAFKRPGEPEDIANAIAFLSSKEASYITGVALPVAGGIDLFTF from the coding sequence ATGCCGTTTTCATTAGAAGGAAAGGTAGCGCTTGTAACGGGGGCATCCAGAGGGCTTGGAAGAGCGGATGCTCTTTGTTTAGCCAGGGCAGGGGCGGATATCATTGTTACGGATATTCTTCTTGAAGATGATGAACAAAACGACGCTACATCTGAAAAACTCGGCCCGGTCTCACAGATTATGGTCCAATCAAAGACGGTTTATACAAAATCAACCACACAGCAAATAAAGGATATGGGAAGAAAATCAGCTGCTTTTAAGATGGACGTGACAAATAAGGAGGAAGTAGAACGGGTAATGGGTGAGGTCATCAGCCAATTTGGCCGTATTGATATACTCGTCAACAATGCAGGAACTTTAGATCATACAGCAAGGCTTGAAGATCAAAATGATGATTATTGGAATAGGGATTTAAATGTCAATTTGACAGGTGCCTATAACTGCTGCAAGGCTGTATGGAAATATATGAAGGAACAAAAGGACGGGCGCATCATTAATATGGCATCAGTAGCAGGGACACATGGCGGATATGGGCAAGCGAGCTATGCAACCACAAAGGCAGGCATTCTGGGATTGACGAAGTCTTTAGCTCTTGAGGGTGCCAAATATCAGATTACCGTCAACGCGATTGTGCCGGGAATTATCAATACGGAAGCCTTTCAATTCACAAACCCATCAATGAGAAATCGGATGATTGAGCGAACTGCCTTTAAACGGCCTGGTGAACCGGAGGATATTGCCAATGCGATTGCCTTCCTCTCAAGCAAGGAAGCCTCCTATATTACCGGTGTTGCCCTTCCAGTGGCTGGCGGCATTGATTTATTCACGTTCTAA
- a CDS encoding DUF6509 family protein, translating to MLKIESYTVEKLEDPFGILSGDRYEFFLELDVPEDDELYSENGVMLRVIFMKDEEKEQISKYEFIENDTKNVLDFELEEDEETAVLTFCREHYNEEEEDSAIENLDN from the coding sequence ATGTTAAAGATTGAAAGCTACACTGTAGAAAAATTAGAAGATCCATTTGGCATCTTATCTGGTGACAGATACGAATTTTTTCTAGAACTGGATGTTCCGGAGGATGACGAATTATATAGCGAGAACGGTGTCATGCTGCGCGTCATTTTCATGAAGGATGAGGAGAAGGAACAAATCAGCAAATATGAATTCATCGAAAATGACACGAAGAATGTGCTCGATTTTGAGCTCGAGGAAGATGAAGAGACAGCTGTATTGACTTTTTGCCGTGAGCATTATAATGAAGAAGAGGAAGATTCGGCTATTGAGAATTTAGACAATTGA
- a CDS encoding AMP-dependent synthetase/ligase: MKPLNLVEMVFRTVQKYGQKDALMAKDKGVYKAITYDELWERVAYTAHALVQRGVGKGDKVAILADNNPYWAISDLAIMSIGAVSVPIHSTLPSDQVSYILHNSASKFIFVGNESQFKKIDSKDFPHESIVIYDSPEKTALSDMPSTMEAFMASGQGYSPEEWQKGFMEIKRADLATIIHTSGTTGKPKGAMLTHGNILANVEGVQFWVLECRPDDLMLSHLPLSHIFERMAGQFFPLYVGATIAYAESIDTVQDNLLEVRPTVLVSVPLLFERVYAQALKMVESGTPIRKKVFKWALGVGEERYRYYLSCATDELMRKAELPKEFRRRWKISERLVYQKVKRKLGGRIRGFISGGGALNPEIGRFFWSVDLPVLEGYGLTETAPVICVNPFSRSKVGTVGKPLPNLDIRLAADGEVLVKGPSVMSGYYRDPQATAEAFEGEWFKTGDIGLLDEDGYLRIIDRKKRILVLTTGKNVAPQPVENALHQSPYIENAVLVGQNRKYVIALLAPDFINIKEWCRHKGIHGSPQELLANKHVQALLTREVKKYTKGFARYEQPKKLIFVNKEWTVETGELTPSLKVRYAEVEKKFKHVIDHMYTDTASGEMDIAANETAVGISLSKVKGEH; the protein is encoded by the coding sequence ATGAAACCTTTGAATCTGGTCGAAATGGTCTTTAGAACGGTTCAAAAATATGGCCAGAAGGATGCGCTTATGGCAAAGGACAAGGGTGTTTACAAAGCGATTACGTATGATGAACTTTGGGAGCGCGTTGCCTATACGGCTCACGCCCTAGTTCAAAGGGGAGTGGGAAAGGGAGATAAGGTAGCGATTTTAGCGGATAATAATCCGTATTGGGCAATCAGCGATTTGGCGATTATGAGTATTGGAGCGGTGAGTGTGCCAATCCATTCAACTCTTCCTAGTGATCAAGTTAGCTATATTCTTCATAATTCTGCTAGTAAGTTTATTTTCGTCGGCAATGAGAGTCAGTTTAAAAAAATTGATTCAAAGGACTTCCCGCATGAAAGCATTGTCATCTATGATTCCCCGGAAAAAACGGCTTTAAGCGATATGCCGTCAACCATGGAAGCATTCATGGCGAGCGGACAAGGATACTCTCCAGAAGAGTGGCAAAAAGGCTTTATGGAAATAAAGAGAGCGGATTTAGCGACCATCATTCACACATCAGGCACGACTGGAAAACCGAAGGGAGCCATGCTGACCCATGGCAATATCCTAGCTAATGTGGAAGGAGTCCAATTCTGGGTGCTGGAATGCCGTCCGGACGACCTGATGCTTTCTCATCTGCCGTTATCACATATATTCGAGCGCATGGCTGGGCAATTTTTCCCCCTTTATGTCGGAGCGACAATTGCTTATGCAGAAAGCATTGATACTGTACAGGATAATCTTCTTGAGGTAAGGCCGACTGTCCTCGTTAGCGTACCGCTCTTATTTGAGCGGGTGTATGCACAAGCCTTGAAGATGGTGGAATCCGGAACACCCATTCGGAAGAAAGTCTTTAAGTGGGCATTAGGGGTAGGGGAAGAGCGCTACCGCTATTATTTGTCATGCGCTACGGATGAGCTGATGCGCAAGGCTGAGCTGCCGAAGGAATTTAGGCGAAGGTGGAAAATATCAGAAAGACTCGTGTATCAAAAGGTAAAGCGAAAGCTAGGAGGGCGTATTAGAGGCTTTATCTCAGGAGGGGGAGCTTTAAACCCGGAGATTGGCCGATTTTTTTGGTCAGTTGACCTGCCTGTCCTTGAAGGATACGGTTTGACAGAAACAGCTCCAGTCATTTGTGTGAATCCCTTTTCCCGTTCGAAGGTCGGAACGGTTGGGAAGCCGCTGCCCAATCTTGATATCCGCCTCGCGGCAGACGGTGAAGTGCTAGTAAAGGGGCCGAGTGTGATGAGCGGTTATTATCGCGATCCGCAGGCAACTGCAGAGGCCTTTGAGGGGGAGTGGTTTAAGACCGGTGATATTGGCTTATTAGATGAGGATGGTTATTTACGAATCATTGACCGGAAGAAACGGATACTTGTCCTTACCACAGGAAAGAATGTAGCCCCGCAGCCGGTTGAGAATGCACTGCACCAGAGTCCATATATTGAGAATGCCGTCTTAGTCGGCCAGAACAGAAAATATGTGATTGCCCTGCTGGCACCTGATTTCATCAATATAAAGGAATGGTGCAGGCACAAAGGGATTCATGGTTCACCTCAGGAGCTTTTAGCGAATAAGCATGTCCAAGCTTTATTAACGAGAGAAGTAAAAAAATACACTAAGGGTTTTGCCCGATATGAACAGCCTAAGAAGCTCATCTTCGTCAATAAGGAATGGACCGTTGAGACAGGAGAATTGACACCCTCTTTAAAAGTGCGTTATGCAGAGGTAGAAAAGAAATTTAAGCATGTTATTGATCACATGTATACAGACACTGCCAGTGGAGAAATGGACATTGCTGCTAATGAGACAGCGGTGGGGATTTCATTATCAAAAGTGAAAGGAGAGCATTAA
- a CDS encoding antibiotic biosynthesis monooxygenase family protein has translation MFVQIRKWVVTEGNSDKILERFRKKPGQGPSLIEQREGFIGRELLVKKVTRGEEEVVMIIRWESEEAWKAWEKSPEHIAGHKAKIKEHGGKPPQPDYVIKMEHGKYLTVE, from the coding sequence ATGTTCGTACAAATTCGTAAATGGGTCGTAACAGAAGGCAATTCAGATAAAATCCTGGAGCGTTTCAGGAAGAAGCCTGGACAAGGGCCATCCTTAATTGAACAGCGCGAAGGATTCATCGGTCGTGAGCTGTTGGTTAAGAAAGTAACGCGCGGTGAAGAAGAAGTCGTTATGATAATCCGCTGGGAGTCAGAGGAAGCATGGAAGGCTTGGGAGAAGAGCCCTGAGCATATCGCGGGCCATAAGGCGAAGATCAAGGAACATGGCGGGAAACCGCCGCAGCCAGACTATGTCATCAAGATGGAACATGGAAAATATTTAACTGTAGAATAA
- a CDS encoding TetR/AcrR family transcriptional regulator: MLRMKELPKEAKDKIFFSALKLFAAKGFKNTSVLEIVESAHVSKTTFYQQFSSKEALVVALCKDLIDEIALEIKKAAMQELRVGYKAYAGILRYLEICFTNPSVAHFILLESVGISDEVEIVRREAMQNFADLIFILAHQEFPEQVREEEIHIISQAMVGAINEVVVRNVKEENRDLDMEELARLLNRLVIGAFVNLSNNHLT; the protein is encoded by the coding sequence ATGTTACGAATGAAGGAACTGCCAAAAGAGGCTAAGGACAAGATATTTTTCTCAGCATTAAAGCTCTTTGCCGCAAAAGGATTTAAGAACACATCTGTTTTGGAGATTGTTGAATCTGCCCATGTATCCAAAACTACCTTCTATCAGCAATTTTCCAGTAAGGAAGCATTGGTGGTGGCGCTTTGCAAGGATTTAATCGATGAAATAGCCCTTGAAATCAAGAAGGCGGCCATGCAGGAATTGAGAGTTGGTTATAAAGCATATGCAGGTATTTTACGTTATTTGGAGATTTGTTTCACCAATCCTTCGGTAGCGCATTTTATCTTACTAGAGTCTGTCGGCATTTCAGATGAGGTGGAAATCGTCAGGCGTGAAGCCATGCAGAACTTTGCAGATCTGATTTTCATATTGGCCCATCAGGAATTTCCGGAGCAGGTGAGAGAGGAGGAGATACACATTATCTCTCAAGCAATGGTTGGTGCAATTAACGAGGTGGTGGTTCGTAATGTGAAAGAGGAGAATCGAGACCTTGATATGGAGGAGCTGGCCAGATTACTGAACAGACTAGTCATAGGCGCATTCGTCAATCTGTCGAACAATCATTTAACGTAA
- a CDS encoding ABC transporter substrate-binding protein, whose translation MVKKRFAGLLAFMTALSIILAGCNGTSDEGKESKKSETSAESAFPVTVKDDTGEEITIDDKPERIVSLLPSNTETAYALGLEDQIVGVSDYDNYPESVSEKTKLGGIEINVEKLLELNPDLALFSASQGRNDKDTVKQLQSAGIDVVVVPDANSIEGAYEIIKLIAMTTGKEAEAEEIIDGMKKEIAAIKEKAADVKEMKKVWIEVSASPDLYTTGSGTFMDEMLKIIGAENLAADQEGWVTMSEETVIERNPDVILTTYGYYTDNPEELIYSRSGWTELNAVKNKEIYDVNSDTVTRPGPRLIEGLKEVAKAVYPDVYK comes from the coding sequence ATGGTTAAGAAAAGATTTGCTGGTTTATTGGCCTTCATGACGGCCTTGTCCATCATTTTGGCTGGTTGTAATGGTACATCAGACGAGGGCAAAGAAAGCAAGAAATCAGAAACGAGCGCAGAAAGCGCCTTTCCGGTAACAGTAAAGGATGACACAGGAGAAGAGATTACAATAGATGATAAGCCAGAACGTATTGTTTCCTTGCTTCCAAGCAATACGGAGACAGCTTACGCATTAGGGCTTGAGGATCAAATTGTCGGGGTATCTGATTATGATAATTATCCTGAGTCGGTTTCTGAGAAAACAAAGCTAGGCGGAATTGAGATTAATGTAGAGAAACTACTGGAGCTAAATCCTGATCTTGCCTTGTTTTCAGCCTCTCAAGGGAGGAATGATAAAGACACCGTTAAGCAGCTTCAGTCTGCAGGGATTGATGTCGTTGTAGTGCCAGACGCTAATTCTATTGAGGGTGCCTATGAGATTATTAAATTAATCGCAATGACAACCGGGAAGGAAGCGGAAGCAGAAGAAATTATTGATGGCATGAAGAAAGAGATAGCCGCCATTAAAGAGAAAGCGGCTGATGTGAAAGAGATGAAGAAGGTGTGGATTGAAGTATCGGCTTCTCCGGATTTATACACAACTGGAAGCGGAACGTTCATGGATGAGATGCTTAAAATCATCGGAGCGGAAAACCTTGCTGCAGACCAAGAAGGCTGGGTGACCATGAGTGAGGAAACGGTTATTGAGCGGAATCCTGATGTTATTTTGACGACTTATGGCTACTATACCGATAACCCAGAAGAGCTAATTTATTCAAGAAGCGGATGGACGGAACTAAATGCAGTCAAGAATAAAGAGATTTATGATGTAAATAGTGATACGGTTACTAGGCCGGGACCTCGCTTGATAGAAGGGCTTAAGGAAGTCGCAAAGGCGGTTTATCCAGACGTTTATAAATAA
- a CDS encoding SCP2 sterol-binding domain-containing protein, translating into MGKAIEDYTLSESFAKIEEALNANPGPIEGITTRYQFTITGAEEGVYQLNLQNGKAEVAEGEEIPADCTLIMSVDNFRQFLLGKLNGTVAFMSGKLKIKGDIGKAIKLEGILKQYNVQDHL; encoded by the coding sequence ATGGGAAAAGCGATTGAGGATTACACGTTGTCAGAGTCATTTGCAAAGATTGAGGAGGCTTTAAATGCTAATCCAGGCCCAATTGAAGGAATTACGACAAGATATCAATTTACGATAACTGGAGCAGAGGAAGGAGTTTATCAGTTAAACCTGCAAAACGGAAAGGCAGAGGTCGCTGAAGGTGAAGAAATTCCGGCGGATTGTACATTAATTATGTCTGTCGACAATTTCCGCCAGTTCTTATTAGGTAAACTGAACGGGACTGTCGCTTTCATGTCAGGAAAGCTGAAAATTAAAGGTGATATCGGAAAAGCCATTAAACTTGAGGGAATTCTGAAGCAATATAATGTCCAGGATCATTTGTAA